Genomic window (Oncorhynchus mykiss isolate Arlee chromosome 28, USDA_OmykA_1.1, whole genome shotgun sequence):
taactaacctccagacgagcttgtaactctcattccgtggcctgcaactgctcttaaatgcaagtaaaactaaatgcatgctattcaatcgatcactgcccgcacctgctcgcccgtccatcatcactactctggacagctctgacttagaatacgtggacaactacaaatacctgggtgtctggttagactgtaaactctccttccagactcacattaagcatctccaatcgaaaattaaatctagaatcagcttcctatatcgcaacaaagcatccttcactcatgctgccaaacataccctcgtaaaactgaccatcctaccgatacttgactttggtgatgtcatctataaaatagcctccaacactctactcaatgcagtctatcacagtgccatccattttgtcaccaaagccccatacactacccaccattgcgacctgtacgctctcgttggttggcccttgattcatactcgtcgccaaacgcactggctacaggttatctacaagtctcagctaggtaaagcccccgccttatctcagctcactggtcaccatagcagcacccactcgtagcacgcgctccagcaggtatatctcactggtcacccccaaagccaattcctcctttggtcatctttccttccagttctctgctgcccatgactggaactaattgcaaaaatctctgaagctggagactcacatctccctcactagctttaagcaccagctgtcagagcagcttacagatcactgcacctgtacatagcccatctgtaaacagcccatctatctacctacctcatccccatactggtatttatttatttattttgctcctttgcaccccagtatctctacctgcacattcaccttctgccgatctaccattccagtgtttaattgctatattgtaattacttcgccaccatggcctaacttacctcatttgcactcactgtgtatagactttttgttttcttttgttctactgtattattgactgtatgttttgtttattccatgtgtaacactgtgttgttgtatgtgtcgaactgctacgctttatcttggccaggtcgcagttgcaaatgagaacttgttctcaactagcctacctggttaaataaaggtgaaaaattcaaaaaataaaaaataaataaaaattaagatccacaacatttattccaggtccagagtatgactgtgacagtgagtaggtccggagacatgttggacaaaacccactgagtcgatgatggctccaaaagccCTTTGGAGTGAGTCTGTGGACTTTTctatgtgaatattaaagtcaccaaaaattagaataatatctgctatgactacaaggtccgataggaattcagggaactcagtgaggaatgctttatatggcccaggaggcctgtaaacagtagctataaaaaaaaatgattgagtaggctgcatagatttcatgactagaagctcaaaagacgaaaacatcgttttttttgttggtaaattgaaatttgctatcgtaaatgttagcaacacctccgcctttgcgggatgcgcgggggatatggtcactagtgtaaccaagaggtgaggcctcatttaacacagtgaattcatcaggcttaagccatgtttcagtcaggccaatcacatcaagattatgatcagtgattagttaattgactatagccTGATTGGAAGTGAGGGATCGAACATTAattagccctattttgagatgtgaggtatcacaatctctttcaatagtGGCAGGAATgaaggaggtctttattccattgagattgctaaggcgaacaccgccatgtttagttttgaccaacctaggtcgaggcacagacacggtctcaatggggatagctgagctgactacactgactgtgctagtggcagactccactaagctggcaggctggctaacagtctgctgcctggcctgcaccctatttcattgtggagctagagccctgtctatgttcgtagataagatgagagcacccctccagctaggatggagtccatcactcctcaacaggccaggcttggtcttgtttgtggttgaatcccagaaagagggccaattatctacaaattctatcttttgggaggggcagaaaacagttttcaaccagcgattgagttgtgagactctgctgtagagctcatcactccccctaactgggagggggccagagacaattactcaatgccgacacatctttctagctgatttacacgctgaagctatgctGCGCTTggtaacctctgactgtttcatcctaacatcgttggtgccgacgtggataacaatatccctatactctctacactcgccagttttagcctcagccagcaccatcttcagattagccttaacgtcggtagctcTGCCCcgtggtaaacagtgtatgatcgctggatgattcgttttaagtctaatactgcaggtaatggagtcgccaatgactagggttttcaatttgtcagagctaatggtgggaggattcggcgtctcagaccccgtaacgggaggagtagagaccagagaaggctcggcctctgactcctacttgctgcttaatggggagaaccggttgaaagtttctgtcggctgaatgagtgaCACCGTTTGatcattcctacagcatttccctccagaagccatgacaaagttgtccggctgcggggaccgtgcgaggggatttatactaacgttactatctatacttactggtggcacagacgctgtttcatcctttcctacactgaaattacccttgcctaacgattgcgtctgaagctgggcttgcagcacagctatcctcgccgtaaggcggtcgttctcctgtatattatgagtacagcgacagcaattagaaggcatcatgttaatgttactacttagcttgcTGGTGGAGGGCCTGACGAAACACGTCCAGATatagcgtccggagtgaaaaagttgaatgaaaaaaaaaagttgagtgagggaaaaactaaaaatataaactgcaattaaaaagtaaaaaccgtaaagttgtcaggtagcaaagtaaagttagcaacaaaacgcacagcaggacgtaaacaagtctgcaagttgtgaccggaaatgacagACGAAAAAACGTGATGTGATGAAGCTGGCTGACAATGCCATTTGGAATCAAGCCAGCAGCTGAATACCAGCACAGACAGTGTGAAGCACTACAGGGACTTTAAGGAGTGAGTGTGATCGCAGATGACATTCTACTCTGTGGATGTGGTGACACACATGAAGAGGCGATGGCAGATCATGACAGAATCCTTACAGCTCTCCTGCAAACAGCAAGAGATGTCAACATGaagctgaacaaaaataaactctGGTTAAACTCCGGTTCTCACCGCACTTAattcatttgcactcactgtatatagactttttgttttcttttgttctactgtattattgactgtatgttttgtttattccatgtgtaactctgtgttgttgtatgtgtcgaattgctacgctttatcttggccaggtcgcagttgcaaatgagaacttgttctcaactagcctacctggttaaataaaggtgaaataaataaataaataaaaaatatggataagtcAGAAGGCAAGTATCCATTCTCTCAAATTCTCACTCACACTGGGCAAGAATCATCTTTATCATCATCGGGACAAGGTTCGACCCTCTGCTGTCTATCACTACAGGTAAAGTCATCCTCACTCTTGTCAGGTTCAATTTCGTCCGCCACCCAGGTGTTGGGATCCCTACAATGTCCTCCATGTTGAATTCCCTTCATGTTCCCACCAGCTCCGACAggggtagctagctggctagcccTACCTTCATCAGATTCAAACTCATCATCGGATTTCTTGACTCTCCTtatcctcttcttctttttctgtGAGGTTACTCTCCTCATCAACCTCAGGCCtggaaatatactgtatatctattaGTATCCATATCGCTTTTACTGTGAGACTCCATCCTCCCCGCCACTAATTCCACCTTTCCTCCACACAACTCTCCATGCATGGTCTGAGATTTGTGTGGAGATACACACACTTACCTGTCAAGTTCAAAATGGATCAATACCAACCTTCATGCGAAAACTGGCACACGCAAGGTTTAGCGTCTTTTTTGTGAGCACCCACCTCTGAGTCCCATTGCTGTACAATCTAATCACCAGTTAGTTTAAACGAGATTAAATCCTTATTTtctcaatgacggtctaggaacagtgggttaactgccttgttcaggggcagaacgacagatttttaccttgtcagctcggggattcgatcttgcaaggatatgcatattccatttgaaaggaaacactttgaagtttgtagaaatgtgaaATGATTGTAGGAGAACAtgacacattagatctggtaaaagataatacaaacaaaaaaacacgttttcaaattatgattttttttcatcatctttgaaatgcaagagaaaggccataatataatataggaATTTGggagcaatttagattttggccactagatggcagcagtgcgtgtgcaaagtttcagattgatccagtgaagcattgcAATACTGGACAATATTTTGTTCAAGTACATACAAAAATTATATGGTAATACAACATTTAAgtctacacactcccaggaatgtcatacatgatagATCATTAGCTTATGCACTAACTTTCACACGTcttgtcacggatccctctgtaactgtgtcattacgcacacctggtccccattccCACTGATTGTCTTTGTATAAATGTGCCCTTTATTTCACCAttgggctgtcgattattgttccaaTGTCTGTTGGtagtgtgagtacctgtgctgtgttgttttgaCTTTTGTGCCATTGTGGagtgtgcagatgattacgggtctcatcccgtgtgaTAATCATTGTGCGCTAGTGTGATTTATTTGAGGtactcctcactcttttgtttgggtttcaaccctgtgtgttgtatatgtgtgtttgaTCTTTGTCCCTGTGCCTTTACATGGCACGCTGTAATATGGGGTAATAAAaaaccctattacgcattcctgcgctgtaacggcagatttcctcttcgtctgaagaggagtaaggatcagaccaagatgcagcgtggtaagtgttcatgacgatttattaaaaacgaactgaacactgaaatacaaaacaaacgATGTGATGAAAACGAAAACCGACACATAactggtgtttttttttaaactggtgacaaacactcacacggaaacaaacacaacaccaacagtgaaacccaggttacctaagtatgattttcaatcagagacaactaacgacacctgcctctgattgagaaccatactaggctgaacacaaaaaccaacatggAAATACaccatagactgcccaccccaactcacgccctgaccatactaaaacaaagaataaaataacagaactatggtcagaacgtgacatgcgcctgtctcccgatcctTTTATACCAAAAtgacacatctagatggccgggcggCGTAgatgtggagccagagacagcaggggttcaaactgtagaacccagttcctacatttgaatactgtatatcaaacaaaactatgctacattttatctctgtgaccctcaggatgacaaatcaatACAAGATTattgaatgtaagtacattatttaccttcagaggtgaatgtatcaaaccagttgccatcataaaagtgttttgttgttgtgcactctcctccaacaatagcatgtttttttttcactGCAATAGCTAGtgtaaattgaacagtgcagttagactaacaagaatttaagctttttacACATAtgagacatgtctatgtcctggaaagtttgctgttacttacAACATCATGCTAGACACATTAGTGCACGTTAGTTCAACTGTCCCggtatagggacaccgatcccatagAGGATACCACAGAGAGAGCATCATATATATTATGTgatcaaatttttttttttaaacaaacagaTAAAAAAGGATCAAACGTATTAATTGTGCTGCATTCATCATTAAGCCAGCTCAGCCCAGCTGTACCAACAGTAAGGCATGAATAATCATTCAATAACTACATTCCAGCTGTGAAAGACAGTAGCTCACAAATGAACCCGTTGGCCTGTTGTAATGTTGGCGAGACAGCTGTGCTGACGGTTGCAGCTGGGGTTACAATGTGTCAGTGACAGTGTTCTCTTATCATCCTGGGGTTGATCTCTTGCACAGCTGGCACACATACACTGCCAGGATGGTACAGACGACAGCTGGCCTTGAATGGTTATGGCTAGTGGACTGTGTCCTTGTTGTAGACACCACCTCTGATAGCTAGATATGGATCCATAAATCAATATGTGAATCCATTGATCCATAAATCTATGTAAAACTCTATGTTTTATGATCTGATGACTGGACAAGTTACTTCAGggcactttgagccaggagagattgacatgcatattattaatattagctctgtgtacatccaagggacAACTGTGCTGACCAGTCTTTTtttgtggcacttgaccacacgactgaacagtagtcaagttgtgacaaaactagggcctgtaggacctgccttgttgatactgttgttaagaaggcagggcattgctttattatagacagacttctccccatttagctactactgtatcaatatgttttgaccatgacagtttacaatctagggttactccaagcagtttagtcatctcaacttgctcaatttccacattatttattacaagatgtagttgaggtttagggtttagtgaatgttttgtcccaaatattatgcttttagttttagaaatattttgggctaacttattccttgccacccactctgaaactaactgcagctctttgttgagtgttgcagtcatttcagtcgctgtagtagctgatgtgtatagtgtggagtcatccgcatacataaacactctggctttactcaaagtcagtggcatgtcgttagtaaaaattgataaaagcaaggggcctaaacagctaccctggggaattcctgattctacctggattatatttgagaggcttccattaaagaacaccctatgtgttctgttagacaagtaactctttatccacattatagcaggtggtgtgaagccataacacatacgctTTTTCCAgaagcagactatgatcgataatgtcaaaagctgcactgaagtctaacaagacagtcCCCACAATCATttgatcatcaatttctctcagccaatcatcagtcatttgtataagtgctgtgcttgttgagtgtccttccctataagtgtgctgaaagtctgttgtcaatttgtttactgtgaaagagcattgtatctggtcaaacacaattttttccagaagtttactaagggttggtaacaggctgattggtcggctatttgagccagttaagggggctttactattcttgggtagcggaatgacttcaGCTTCCCTCCAGGCAATATCGCCTGCTATTattctcagtaattttccatccagattgtcagaccccgagagagagagagagagagagagagagagagagactttattaGAGGTTTATTGAATGACCTATACCATGAGTGTGGCTTTTCTTTGTGTATGTTTGCGTGAGTAGTGATCAAAGTAATGACTGAATGGTCAATTAAGAAATTAGTGGCACAATACACCATTGTAGAAATGTATTGCATTTATACTGGTTTTGTAAAGTAAACATCACATGCATTTTTATACTTGTTTTGTACGGTATatcacagtaaacattaatacAGATAATACAATTATTTTATCCCAGCATAGGGAATACTTCAACGGAACTAGAATGTACATTACACTACTCAATCAGCGCAAAAAGAGTCATTCAACAGCACAGTAAATGGGGGGCAATTACCAACTACTGATTGTGAAGGTCACAAACAGAAGCACAACTGAAATGTTGAATGATTTCACAGTTCAAAGATTGCGGTCGGCAATAGTGATACAGTAATAATGCTTACGTGGAAGATTCAGTAAATATTACTGATAACATTTATATGGAGTTCCATCAAAGACACTTTTGAAACAGGACTCTTCCTAAAATGGCCTTTACACCAATGCTACCTTTCTGAGGCTAACAAAAACCTCTCTGTATcaactttaaaaaaacattataACAGTACATCGCAGTGTATTTAAATCCCACTGAGTGcggacgtcaattcaacgtctattccacgttggttccacgtcatttcattgaaaggatgtggaaacaatgttgattcaaccagtgtgtgcccagtgggatcatTGTGGCTTAAATTCTTAAATATACAATGTATGCAATTCACATTATGGTGAAAGTATATCAGTCGAGTCTGTCTTACTGAGTTTTCAGTTTATATCTAAAGTCAATATCATAGGTGGGTTGCAGGATCCCCAGGCCTGCACGCGACTGGTCAAGAGGAGGCACTTTAACGGCTGAGTCTAGGAGCTCCATGTCGAAGTAGGAGAGCACCAGCGCTAGGAACTGCTTGATCTCGTGCACTGCGAAGAAACGCCCGGGGCACTTGGTCACCCCAGAGCCGAAAGGCATGTAATAGTACCGCAGTTTGCGCCCCTCCCTGTAGAACGTCGTCTTTTCTTGGCCACTGTTATCCAAATATCTGTCGTATTTGTAGGTCTGTGGATTGACAGGTAGAGGAGTATTAGAAAAATCAAGTAAAACTGGCCCTAGTTAAGAGGTATTCATACTAGACCCCCTTCACCTTTAAAAGAAAGAGCCTGAGCATCACTCACCAAAGGGTCCTCGTAAATTTCGGGGTCAAAGTGGAGCATCTGGGGGTAGAGGGCGATGACATCATCTTTGCGGATGCGGTACGACTCCTGGTTGTCAAGGTGAAGCAGGAAGTCCTCTTTAGCCACTCGGACGTTCATTGACGCACTTGACAGACGCATGGCTTCCTTAATGATGCTGTCTGTAAGCAAGAATACATTACATTTGACAATCACATATTGAATGGACAGACTTTGgtatcaaacatgatttagtTACAATATTTATTAAATAATTTTGGCTTTATTTCACCAGGTGTATCGCAACTTTCCCTTACCTATTACAGGCATGTTGTCCAGGTCCTCCCGGGAGAGAGTGAGTTGTGGTTTGCTGTGGTCGACACGCTGACCTGAACTCTCCAGAATCTTTTTCACCTCCTCATTGGCTGCCTTCATAGCCTCTGGACTCCTGAAGACACAAGACAAGATAGGGTCAATAAAACCATCAAGTTCAGATTATACAGATTGATTAATCACAATATTCTCAACGTGCACTTTGGTAGAGGAGGATATGGTCATTCTATGCAGCTCTACGACATAAAGGGAATGCTATGTTTCTCCAACTGTATTTAATAAGTGGTTCTTGACACCTCTGTTATCGAAGAGTTACTGTGAGCCAGTGCTAAGCCGCAGTCAGAGCATTGTTGAGATGCCAATGTACTGTTACAAAAGACATTACTCTGGCCTTAACTCCACCACAATGAGCACAGCATGAGATGCGTGAGATCCGAGGAGCATTAGTTccgctttttgttgttgttgtaacttGTTATTTGGATGCATCAGGATTGGATGAAGCCGGTGGGGGTGTTCAACACGTATGAACACAGAAGTTACTCACGCAATTGACCACATTACGCAAGATTTTACTTCTGGGTTAACAGACTAAACTCTTTGTAACACTTTCTGGCCTACTTAGTCTGGCCTGACTAGTCTCACTTGGAGTGAGCTTGTCCAAACGTACGACACAAGTCTATAGAAGAGACATTAAGGATGGGAATGAGACTAAGCCCTACATACCTGATCATGTAAAGCAGGCTCCAGAAAGTAGCAGGCAGTGTGTTGGCCTGTGAGGCCCAGAGCAGTGCCACATGGGTGCGGGCCTTGCTCAGGTCATTGAAGGTGGACAGCGTGTCATTTAGAAGCATGCGCAATGAGATCAGGTCTGATATGTTCTGGCGTTTGCTTAAGTTCTCGGCCAGCATGGTCTTAGCCAGGTTCTCCCTGGCAGAGTGGGCGCTCTTGAACACGTGGATGGGCAAGCCGGCCACCAGAGCCGGGAAGATCTTGTCAAACTCCTTGAAGTTCTCTAGAGCGTTAAGCACCAACGCCTTCTGGGCCTCCTGGCGCGCAGCATTCTTGTTGTTTCCCAGATCCTTGCCGAAGAGCGTCAGGTAGCCTGACTCGAACATGACCTTGTAGCAGAAGGCAAAGATGCCGTCCACGTCCCAGCGGTCCTTGCTGGGGCTGAGGGTGTCGGATTGCAGCATGACAGACTGTAGGTTCTCCATCATGGTCTCGATGAGCGAGGGGAGGGCTTCGCCCTGCAGGGTCTTCAAGAAGGTCTGGTGGAGGTTCTCTGTGGTGTAACCGTGTCTGGGGTCCATGCTGTCATGGCCGAACGcctggggggagacagagagaggtttaaAATTATACTCTTGAAAGTCTGCATTGACAGACATAGATATACGAACTCAATATCACCAAATGTTTAGTTGAACAACAATTCATAGGTAGGTTTGTCCTTACCTTGACCGAGGTAGAGAAGTGGAACTTCTTCCAGTCCAGATGCCTGCCTTGGCGGATGACGGCATGGTAGGAGAAAGGGTCGCACAGGAAGTGAAAGTATTTTCCAGCAATCTTGCAAGTGAAGATGTGGCCGTATTTTTTTTGTCGGCTCCGGAGAAACTCCAGGGGGTTGGCTCCAAACTGGAGGGCACAGCCGAGGTACGGGATCAAACCATTCTCCACCGGAGGCTCACCTGGTTGTCTGGAAGAGCAACAACACTCATGTAACATAATAACAACGAGAAAGCAATGCCCAAGCAAGCCAACAGAGAAAGCTGTACATAAGAAACACAAAGGTAATGTTTAGACATAAAGTAAGAGATGTTAAAACACTTGACTTAAACAGCAACAAAGTAACCCAAACAACAACATAGTAATGCATAAATAAGTGTGTGCTAAAACAAGATGTACTCAAACTACTAGGTCAATTCAAACAACATTGAAAGTAATGAATCATATCCAGCAGAGTGAAACCTAATGACACTGCAGCAATCTAAGAATAACAATACTACTTATACATAACCATCTGGTTTTAAAGTGCAACATGTCAAATACGTTGAATTAGCTCCGACTTTTTTGAAATGTGAACAACACTAAAGTCTCAACAAAAATGAAGAAGCACAAAGTCAACAAAACTTTAAAACAATCTGAGTTTTAAGAGCAATGACAGATGACACAAATAACACCTCCAAGAAAGAAAACAATTCAGTCAGCTGCTCTTTAGTTTTCTTAAAAGAAATAGAACTACATAACCCACATTCCACATCTCCCAAATCCTTCCATGACAATGAGTTCCATTACATGATGCTATTGTCTAAATTCCACATCTGATTTCTTATCTTTTAACATTTGACATGTAAAGGCATTTTACTATACAACGCACGTGTCTCTGCTTACCTCTTGCGGATCCCCAGAGCAAGCCACAGACAGCAGCAAAAACCAATCACCACTGCCCAAATCAAAGATATGGTGATAATCATGGTTGCTAAAGATACTCCAGAAGGCTAGTGGTGGATGCCAGATCACAAGCTGCCTTAGAGAGGTCCGATGGTTAGGTTCAGTGTAGACTCCCTAGCAGAGAGAACACAGCTAGCTGACAGTAGAGGTGTTCGTGGCATCCTTAGGTCTGAGGCAGCTATTTATATGGTGCTCCACACACGCCACGGGATGACAGATGAAGCAATAAAGCAGTGGCGGTGAATGATTAGCAGGTGCAGCCAAGACACCGCCTTCCTGTTTTTGTTACATGTATAACCTGTTACACTAGATGTCGCTAGGAAATCTAtggaagtgtatgtgtgtacaaTGGCCTTGACTGTAGTCCATGGACAACACTACCTGAAGGACTGTACCTGATAGCACCACTGGGTTGGCAAATAGCTTTCAAGGTCTTTGacgcttctgtgtgtgtgtctctctctctctctctctctctctctctctctctctctctctctctctctctctctctctctctctctctctctctctctctctctctgtgtgaatgcGTGTGGGCGCGCAcaagtgtttgtgtgtctttgtgtgcatttgtgtgtgtgtacagtgcattcagaaagtaatcagaccccttgacattttccacattttgttacgttacagccttaatctaaaatgtattaaatagttcattacctctcatcaatctacacacaatactccttaatgacaaagcaaaaacagttttttagaaatctttgcaaatatatacaaaatgaaatcacatttacataagtattcagaccctttactcagtactttgttgaagcacctttggcatcgaaaacagcctcaagtcttcttgggtattgtcacgtcctga
Coding sequences:
- the LOC110508825 gene encoding cytochrome P450 7A1, which encodes MIITISLIWAVVIGFCCCLWLALGIRKRQPGEPPVENGLIPYLGCALQFGANPLEFLRSRQKKYGHIFTCKIAGKYFHFLCDPFSYHAVIRQGRHLDWKKFHFSTSVKAFGHDSMDPRHGYTTENLHQTFLKTLQGEALPSLIETMMENLQSVMLQSDTLSPSKDRWDVDGIFAFCYKVMFESGYLTLFGKDLGNNKNAARQEAQKALVLNALENFKEFDKIFPALVAGLPIHVFKSAHSARENLAKTMLAENLSKRQNISDLISLRMLLNDTLSTFNDLSKARTHVALLWASQANTLPATFWSLLYMIRSPEAMKAANEEVKKILESSGQRVDHSKPQLTLSREDLDNMPVIDSIIKEAMRLSSASMNVRVAKEDFLLHLDNQESYRIRKDDVIALYPQMLHFDPEIYEDPLTYKYDRYLDNSGQEKTTFYREGRKLRYYYMPFGSGVTKCPGRFFAVHEIKQFLALVLSYFDMELLDSAVKVPPLDQSRAGLGILQPTYDIDFRYKLKTQ